A section of the Streptomyces sp. V3I8 genome encodes:
- a CDS encoding MerR family transcriptional regulator: MGHSVGQVAGFAAVTVRTLHHYDEIGLLVPSGRSHAGHRRYSDADLDRLQQILFYRELGFPLDEVAALLDDPEADPRAHLRRQHELLSDRIEKLRKMAAAVEHAMEARTMGIDLTPEEKFEVFGDKDPEEHAEEAERRWGGTEMYAESQRRAARYTKDDWRRMQAEVASWGERYAALMESGEPATGERAMDMAEEHRLHIDVWFYACAYEMHRCLGDMYVSDERFKAFYDSMRPGLAEHLRDAITANAARREG; this comes from the coding sequence ATGGGTCACTCCGTGGGACAGGTCGCCGGTTTCGCCGCGGTGACGGTGCGCACGCTGCACCACTACGACGAGATCGGCCTGCTCGTACCGAGCGGGCGCAGCCACGCGGGTCACCGGCGCTACAGCGACGCCGACCTCGACCGGCTGCAGCAGATCCTGTTCTACCGGGAGCTCGGCTTCCCGCTCGACGAGGTCGCCGCCCTGCTCGACGACCCGGAGGCGGACCCGCGCGCACACCTGCGCCGGCAGCACGAGCTGCTGTCCGACCGGATCGAGAAACTGCGGAAGATGGCGGCGGCCGTGGAACACGCCATGGAGGCACGCACGATGGGTATCGATCTCACGCCCGAGGAGAAGTTCGAGGTCTTCGGCGACAAGGACCCCGAGGAGCACGCCGAGGAGGCCGAGCGCCGATGGGGCGGCACGGAGATGTACGCCGAGTCGCAGCGGCGGGCCGCCCGCTACACCAAGGACGACTGGCGGCGCATGCAGGCGGAGGTCGCCTCCTGGGGCGAGCGCTACGCGGCCCTCATGGAGTCCGGCGAGCCCGCCACGGGGGAGCGCGCCATGGACATGGCCGAGGAACACCGGCTGCACATCGACGTGTGGTTCTACGCGTGCGCGTACGAGATGCACCGGTGCCTGGGCGACATGTACGTGAGCGACGAGCGGTTCAAGGCGTTCTACGACTCCATGCGGCCGGGTCTCGCCGAGCACCTGAGGGACGCGATCACGGCGAACGCGGCGCGTCGGGAGGGGTAG
- a CDS encoding inorganic diphosphatase, with translation MEFDVTIEIPKGSRNKYEVDHETGRIRLDRRLFTSTSYPADYGFVENTLGEDGDPLDALVILDEPTFPGCLIQCRTIGMFRMTDEAGGDDKLLCVPAHDPRVEHLRDIHHVSEFDRLEIQHFFEVYKDLEPGKSVEGANWVGRTDAEAEIERSYKRLKEKGGH, from the coding sequence GTGGAGTTCGACGTCACGATCGAGATTCCGAAGGGTTCACGGAACAAGTACGAGGTGGACCACGAGACCGGTCGGATCCGTCTGGACCGTCGCCTCTTCACCTCGACCAGTTATCCGGCCGACTACGGCTTCGTCGAGAACACCCTCGGCGAGGACGGCGACCCGCTGGACGCGCTGGTCATCCTGGACGAGCCGACCTTCCCGGGCTGCCTCATCCAGTGCCGCACGATCGGCATGTTCCGTATGACGGACGAGGCCGGCGGCGACGACAAGCTGCTGTGCGTCCCCGCGCACGACCCGCGTGTGGAGCACCTGCGGGACATCCACCACGTGTCGGAGTTCGACCGGCTGGAGATCCAGCACTTCTTCGAGGTCTACAAGGACCTGGAGCCCGGCAAGTCCGTCGAGGGTGCCAACTGGGTCGGCCGTACGGACGCCGAGGCCGAGATCGAGCGGTCGTACAAGCGTCTGAAGGAGAAGGGCGGACACTGA
- the ftsH gene encoding ATP-dependent zinc metalloprotease FtsH has product MDVKRYFRGPVMWIVLAVLAVVVLMQVVGSSGGYKTVDTGQVVQAISDNKVQQAKITTGDEQIIKAELKDGEKIEGSSKIQASYIGDQGVNLATTLQDKFQNKQIPDGYTVSPTKQNAFVGILLSLLPFVLIVVVFLFLMNQMQGGGSRVMQFGKSKAKLITKDTPKTTFADVAGSDEAVEELHEIKEFLQEPAKFQAVGAKIPKGVLLYGPPGTGKTLLARAVAGEAGVPFYSISGSDFVEMFVGVGASRVRDLFEQAKANAPAIVFVDEIDAVGRHRGAGLGGGHDEREQTLNQLLVEMDGFDVKGGVILIAATNRPDILDPALLRPGRFDRQIAVDRPDMQGRLEILKVHQKGKPVAPDVDLSAVARRTPGFTGADLSNVLNEAALLTARSNLKLIDNNMLDEAIDRVVAGPQKRTRIMSDKEKKITAYHEGGHALVAAASPNSDPVHKITILSRGRALGYTMVLPDEDKYSTTRNEMLDQLAYMLGGRAAEELVFHDPTTGAANDIEKATATARAMVTQYGMTERLGAIKFGGDNTEPFLGREMSHPRDYSEEVAALVDEEVKKLIENAHNEAWEILVENRDVLDALVLQLLEKETLNKEQIAEVFAPLVKRPARPAWTGSSRRTPSTRPPVLSPRELSRTNGTSPAITAKAGASTEAPPVTETAPEDRPES; this is encoded by the coding sequence ATGGACGTGAAGCGATACTTCCGTGGGCCGGTCATGTGGATCGTGCTGGCCGTCCTTGCCGTGGTCGTGTTGATGCAGGTCGTCGGCTCGTCCGGCGGCTACAAGACGGTGGACACAGGCCAGGTCGTCCAGGCGATCAGTGACAACAAGGTCCAGCAGGCCAAGATCACCACTGGCGACGAGCAGATCATCAAGGCCGAGCTCAAAGACGGCGAAAAGATCGAGGGCAGCTCGAAGATCCAGGCGAGCTACATCGGCGACCAGGGTGTGAACCTGGCCACCACCCTCCAGGACAAGTTCCAGAACAAGCAGATCCCGGACGGGTACACGGTCTCGCCGACCAAGCAGAACGCCTTTGTCGGCATCCTGCTGTCCCTGCTCCCCTTCGTCCTCATCGTCGTCGTCTTCCTGTTCCTGATGAATCAGATGCAGGGCGGCGGCTCCCGGGTCATGCAGTTCGGGAAGTCCAAGGCGAAGCTCATCACCAAGGACACCCCGAAGACGACGTTCGCCGACGTGGCGGGCTCGGACGAGGCGGTCGAGGAGCTCCACGAGATCAAGGAGTTCCTCCAGGAGCCGGCGAAGTTCCAGGCCGTCGGCGCCAAGATCCCCAAGGGCGTGCTCCTGTACGGGCCCCCCGGTACGGGCAAGACGCTGCTCGCGCGAGCTGTCGCGGGCGAGGCGGGCGTCCCCTTCTACTCGATCTCCGGTTCCGACTTCGTCGAGATGTTCGTCGGTGTCGGTGCCTCCCGGGTCCGTGACCTGTTCGAGCAGGCCAAGGCGAACGCCCCGGCGATCGTCTTCGTCGACGAGATCGACGCGGTCGGCCGCCACCGCGGCGCCGGCCTCGGCGGCGGTCACGACGAGCGCGAGCAGACGCTGAACCAGCTGCTCGTGGAGATGGACGGCTTCGACGTCAAGGGCGGCGTGATCCTCATCGCCGCGACGAACCGCCCGGACATCCTCGACCCGGCCCTCCTGCGGCCCGGCCGCTTCGACCGCCAGATCGCGGTCGACCGCCCGGACATGCAGGGCCGTCTGGAGATCCTCAAGGTCCACCAGAAGGGCAAGCCGGTCGCGCCGGACGTCGACCTGTCGGCCGTCGCCCGCCGCACGCCCGGCTTCACGGGCGCGGACCTGTCGAACGTGCTGAACGAGGCCGCGCTGCTCACCGCGCGCAGCAACCTCAAGCTGATCGACAACAACATGCTCGACGAGGCGATCGACCGTGTGGTGGCGGGCCCGCAGAAGCGGACCCGGATCATGTCGGACAAGGAGAAGAAGATCACCGCGTACCACGAGGGCGGACACGCCCTGGTCGCGGCGGCCTCACCGAACTCCGACCCGGTCCACAAGATCACGATCCTCTCCAGGGGCCGTGCTCTCGGCTACACGATGGTCCTGCCGGACGAGGACAAGTACTCCACGACCCGCAATGAGATGCTCGACCAGCTGGCGTACATGCTGGGCGGGCGCGCGGCCGAGGAGCTCGTCTTCCACGACCCGACCACGGGCGCGGCGAACGACATCGAGAAGGCCACCGCCACGGCCCGCGCGATGGTCACGCAGTACGGCATGACCGAGCGTCTCGGCGCCATCAAGTTCGGCGGCGACAACACCGAGCCCTTCCTGGGCCGGGAGATGTCGCACCCGCGCGACTACTCGGAAGAGGTCGCCGCGCTCGTCGACGAAGAGGTCAAGAAGCTCATCGAGAACGCGCACAACGAGGCCTGGGAGATCCTGGTCGAGAACCGCGACGTGCTCGACGCGCTGGTGCTGCAGCTGCTGGAGAAGGAGACGCTGAACAAGGAGCAGATCGCCGAGGTCTTCGCTCCCCTCGTCAAGCGTCCGGCCCGCCCCGCGTGGACCGGCTCCTCCCGCCGCACGCCGTCCACCCGCCCGCCGGTGCTCTCCCCCAGGGAGCTGTCGCGGACGAACGGGACGAGCCCCGCGATCACGGCCAAGGCCGGTGCCTCCACGGAGGCGCCGCCGGTGACCGAGACGGCCCCCGAGGACCGTCCCGAGAGCTGA
- a CDS encoding threonine/serine exporter ThrE family protein codes for MSEPEVEDRKPQSDEARSAFIPPSGVRAQAPPVEEEASTTSEFALPKGFGVLAQTPAAESGGSAFSTPRTYSAKHAPPAFTPPGGVPRVDLVKDAPWQDRMRTMLRMPVAERPVPETVQKAEDEGPAVPRVLDLTLRIGELLLAGGEGAEDVEAAMFAVCRSYGLDRCEPNVTFTLLTVSYQPSLVEDPISASRTVRRRGTDYTRLAAVYQLVDDISDDGTEVSLEESYRRLAEIRRNRHPYSGWVLTAATGLLAGAASVLVGGDLIVFVAAAVGAMLGDRLAWLCAGRGLPEFYQFTVAAMPAAAMGAALTLAHVDVRASAVITGGLFALLPGRALVAGVQDGLTGYYITAAARLLEVMYFYVGIVIGVLVILYFGVTLGAELNPDAALLSAERPLWQIAASMLLTLTFAVLLQQERSTVLVVTLNGGVAWSVYGAMHYAGEISAVASTAVAAGLVGLFGQLMSRYRFASALPYTTAAIGPLLPGSATYFGLLAIAQNDVDKGLVSLTKAAALAMAIAIGMNLGSEISRLFMRLPGVADGARRAAKRTRGF; via the coding sequence GTGTCGGAGCCGGAGGTCGAGGACCGCAAGCCGCAGTCGGACGAGGCGCGCAGCGCCTTCATCCCGCCGAGCGGTGTGAGGGCGCAGGCCCCGCCGGTCGAGGAGGAGGCGTCGACGACGTCGGAGTTCGCCCTCCCGAAGGGGTTCGGCGTCCTTGCGCAGACACCCGCCGCCGAGTCCGGGGGTTCGGCGTTCAGCACACCGCGGACGTACAGCGCCAAGCACGCCCCGCCCGCCTTCACGCCGCCCGGCGGTGTCCCGCGCGTCGACCTCGTCAAGGACGCCCCCTGGCAGGACCGGATGCGCACGATGCTGCGGATGCCGGTCGCCGAGCGGCCCGTGCCCGAGACCGTGCAGAAGGCGGAGGACGAGGGTCCGGCCGTGCCGCGCGTCCTCGACCTGACCCTGCGTATCGGCGAGTTGCTGCTCGCGGGCGGTGAGGGCGCCGAGGACGTGGAGGCGGCGATGTTCGCCGTCTGCCGCTCCTACGGCCTGGACCGCTGCGAGCCGAACGTCACCTTCACCCTGCTGACCGTCTCGTACCAGCCGTCGCTGGTCGAGGACCCGATCTCGGCTTCGCGGACCGTCCGGCGCCGGGGCACCGACTACACGCGCCTCGCGGCCGTGTACCAGCTCGTCGACGACATCAGCGACGACGGGACCGAGGTGTCCCTGGAGGAGTCCTACCGGCGGCTCGCCGAGATCCGCCGCAACCGGCACCCGTACAGCGGCTGGGTGCTCACCGCGGCCACCGGGCTGCTGGCGGGCGCGGCCTCCGTGCTCGTCGGCGGCGATCTGATCGTGTTCGTCGCCGCGGCCGTCGGCGCGATGCTGGGCGACCGGCTGGCGTGGCTGTGCGCCGGGCGCGGACTGCCGGAGTTCTACCAGTTCACGGTGGCGGCGATGCCGGCCGCCGCGATGGGGGCCGCGCTCACACTCGCGCACGTCGACGTGCGGGCGTCCGCGGTGATCACCGGCGGACTGTTCGCGCTGCTGCCCGGGCGGGCGCTGGTGGCGGGGGTGCAGGACGGGCTGACCGGTTACTACATCACCGCGGCCGCCCGGCTCCTGGAGGTCATGTACTTCTACGTCGGCATCGTCATCGGCGTGCTCGTGATCCTGTACTTCGGCGTGACGCTGGGCGCCGAACTCAATCCGGACGCGGCCCTGCTGTCCGCCGAGCGGCCGCTGTGGCAGATCGCCGCCTCGATGCTCCTGACGCTCACCTTCGCGGTGCTGCTCCAGCAGGAACGGTCGACCGTGCTGGTCGTGACCCTCAACGGCGGGGTCGCGTGGAGCGTGTACGGCGCGATGCACTACGCGGGCGAGATCTCAGCGGTCGCCTCGACGGCGGTGGCGGCCGGGCTCGTGGGGCTGTTCGGGCAACTCATGTCGCGCTACCGGTTCGCCTCCGCGCTGCCGTACACGACCGCCGCGATCGGGCCGCTGCTGCCCGGTTCCGCCACGTACTTCGGGCTGCTCGCCATCGCACAGAACGACGTCGACAAGGGGCTGGTGTCGCTCACCAAGGCGGCCGCGCTCGCGATGGCCATCGCGATCGGGATGAACCTGGGGTCGGAGATCTCGCGGCTGTTCATGCGGCTGCCGGGAGTCGCGGACGGTGCGCGGCGCGCCGCGAAGCGCACCCGCGGGTTCTGA
- the dacB gene encoding D-alanyl-D-alanine carboxypeptidase/D-alanyl-D-alanine-endopeptidase — protein MVVPELRAWRAARPHVARVARSVGPRLVRVAEAVKPPLVRASEAVKPPLARAAGAVKPLVKRPSTVQFTTGAATLGLVVAATVVTVAGPWDSTGQRTAERDWAASRERTGGTDHGRVPGTSGKEPAPAPSAASVLVSVGAAVGSVPSPSEKALANVLGPLLDDPALGTDRAGAVVDLATGKRLYGKGADDALTPASTTKIATAVAALTAAGADHRIATRAVLEPGTEEVVLVGGGDPTLTARKDADGNASLRALADDTARALASRKGGRVTLSYDTSLYAGSTTHPIGPNTNLAPVTALMADEGRLNDSSSGPANRSEDPAGDAARKFADLLHERGVETTVPGRSKASDRAKTLATVQSPPLSALVERMLTSSDNDIAEALARQTALAAGEPVSFKGGGTAVREQLKKLDLPLKGVRFADGSGLDRADKLTADLLTALLAEAADPDRPELRPVLTGLPVAGFTGTLSKRYADRPGTGVVRAKTGTLTGVHTLAGTVVDTEGRLLAFAFLTESDPPANPATAQQGLDELASTLATCGCD, from the coding sequence GTGGTCGTGCCGGAGCTGAGGGCCTGGCGGGCCGCGAGACCGCATGTGGCGCGGGTCGCGCGATCCGTGGGACCACGACTCGTACGGGTCGCGGAGGCCGTGAAGCCGCCGCTCGTCCGGGCCTCGGAAGCGGTGAAGCCGCCGCTGGCCCGGGCGGCAGGAGCCGTGAAACCGCTGGTCAAGCGGCCGTCGACCGTGCAGTTCACGACGGGCGCCGCCACCCTCGGACTCGTCGTGGCGGCCACCGTGGTGACCGTGGCCGGACCCTGGGACTCCACCGGCCAGCGTACGGCGGAGCGGGACTGGGCCGCATCGCGGGAGCGCACAGGTGGCACAGATCACGGCCGGGTGCCCGGCACGTCCGGAAAGGAGCCGGCGCCCGCACCCAGCGCCGCGTCCGTGCTCGTCAGTGTCGGCGCGGCCGTGGGCTCCGTGCCGTCGCCCAGTGAGAAGGCCCTGGCGAACGTCCTGGGGCCGCTGCTCGACGACCCCGCGCTGGGCACCGACCGCGCCGGCGCCGTCGTCGACCTGGCCACCGGCAAGCGCCTCTACGGCAAGGGCGCGGACGACGCGCTGACCCCGGCCTCCACCACGAAGATCGCCACGGCCGTCGCGGCGCTCACCGCGGCCGGCGCGGACCACCGCATCGCGACCAGGGCGGTCCTGGAACCGGGCACCGAGGAGGTCGTCCTCGTCGGCGGCGGCGATCCCACCCTGACCGCCCGCAAGGACGCCGACGGCAACGCGAGCCTGCGCGCCCTCGCCGACGACACGGCCCGCGCCCTCGCGTCCCGCAAGGGCGGCCGGGTGACCCTCTCGTACGACACGTCGCTGTACGCGGGCTCCACCACGCACCCCATCGGCCCCAACACCAATCTGGCCCCGGTCACCGCCCTGATGGCCGACGAGGGCCGCCTGAACGATTCTTCCAGCGGTCCCGCGAACCGCAGTGAGGACCCGGCGGGCGACGCGGCCCGGAAGTTCGCCGACCTCCTGCACGAGCGGGGCGTCGAGACCACGGTCCCGGGCAGGTCGAAGGCGTCCGACCGCGCGAAGACCCTCGCCACCGTCCAGTCCCCGCCCCTGTCCGCGCTGGTCGAGCGCATGCTGACCAGCAGCGACAACGACATCGCCGAGGCCCTCGCCCGGCAGACCGCCCTCGCCGCGGGCGAACCGGTGAGCTTCAAGGGCGGCGGTACCGCCGTCCGCGAGCAGCTGAAGAAGCTGGACCTGCCGCTCAAGGGCGTCAGGTTCGCGGACGGCAGCGGGCTGGACCGGGCGGACAAGCTCACCGCGGACCTGCTCACCGCCCTGCTGGCCGAGGCCGCCGACCCGGACCGCCCGGAACTGCGCCCGGTCCTCACCGGCCTGCCCGTCGCCGGCTTCACCGGCACCCTCAGCAAGCGGTACGCGGACCGGCCCGGCACCGGCGTCGTACGCGCCAAGACGGGCACCCTGACCGGCGTGCACACCCTCGCGGGCACGGTCGTGGACACCGAGGGCCGCCTGCTGGCCTTCGCCTTCCTGACCGAGTCCGACCCGCCCGCGAACCCGGCGACCGCCCAGCAGGGGCTGGACGAGCTGGCCTCCACCCTGGCGACCTGCGGCTGCGACTAG
- a CDS encoding zinc-dependent metalloprotease, whose protein sequence is MSIRGAEMVDWNLAVATATRLVRPGPEVSRDEARAVVAELRRHAKASEEHVRAFTRMGGGDLHDTPVLVVDRPGWVRANVAGFREVLKPLLDKMQERRGSSPGGAVLGAVGGKVTGVELGMLLSFLSSRVLGQYETFAPASAELPAGGPPGAPNGGGRLLLVAPNIVHVERELDVQPHDFRLWVCLHEETHRTQFTAVPWLRDHLEGEIQSFLGETEVDPMTVLERVREAAQSLAGNRPEGEDGDEGRSLVEIVQTPAQREILARLTAVMSLLEGHADFVMDGVGPAVVPSVAEIREKFQQRRARGASRLDLALRKLLGLDAKLRQYRDGERFVRAVVDEVGMDGFNRVWTSPNTLPTKSEIAKPADWVARVHRRAES, encoded by the coding sequence ATGAGCATCCGTGGTGCGGAGATGGTCGACTGGAATCTCGCGGTGGCGACCGCGACCCGGCTCGTACGACCGGGCCCGGAGGTGAGCCGCGACGAGGCCCGGGCCGTCGTCGCCGAGCTGCGCAGGCATGCCAAGGCGTCGGAGGAACACGTCCGCGCGTTCACGCGGATGGGCGGGGGCGACCTGCACGACACCCCCGTCCTCGTCGTGGACCGCCCGGGCTGGGTGCGGGCGAACGTCGCCGGGTTCCGGGAGGTGCTCAAACCGCTGCTCGACAAGATGCAGGAACGTCGCGGCAGTTCCCCCGGCGGAGCCGTCCTCGGAGCCGTCGGCGGCAAGGTCACCGGCGTCGAGCTGGGCATGCTGCTGTCCTTCCTGTCCTCCCGGGTCCTCGGCCAGTACGAGACGTTCGCCCCGGCCAGCGCCGAGCTCCCGGCCGGCGGCCCGCCCGGCGCGCCGAACGGCGGCGGCAGGCTCCTCCTGGTGGCGCCGAACATCGTGCACGTGGAGCGCGAACTCGACGTCCAGCCGCACGACTTCAGGCTCTGGGTCTGCCTCCACGAGGAGACCCACCGCACGCAGTTCACGGCCGTGCCCTGGCTGCGCGACCACCTGGAGGGCGAGATCCAGTCGTTCCTGGGGGAGACCGAGGTCGACCCCATGACCGTCCTGGAACGCGTCCGCGAGGCCGCCCAGTCCCTGGCCGGCAACCGCCCCGAGGGCGAGGACGGCGACGAGGGGCGCTCCCTCGTCGAGATCGTGCAGACCCCCGCCCAGCGCGAGATCCTCGCCCGGCTCACCGCGGTGATGTCCCTCCTGGAGGGACACGCCGACTTCGTGATGGACGGCGTCGGCCCGGCGGTGGTCCCGTCCGTCGCCGAGATCCGCGAGAAGTTCCAGCAGCGGCGCGCCCGCGGCGCCTCCCGCCTCGACCTCGCCCTGCGCAAGCTGCTCGGCCTCGACGCCAAGCTGCGCCAGTACCGGGACGGCGAGCGCTTCGTCCGCGCGGTCGTGGACGAGGTCGGCATGGACGGCTTCAACCGCGTGTGGACCTCGCCGAACACCCTCCCCACCAAGTCGGAGATCGCCAAACCGGCGGACTGGGTCGCGCGGGTGCACCGTAGGGCGGAGTCGTGA
- a CDS encoding YbjQ family protein, which translates to MGLEEYGGGQGPRPDVLVVTTNDVPGHRVEQVVGEVFGLTVRSRHLGSQIGAGLKSMIGGELKGLTRTLVETRNQAMERLVAQARARGANGVLMFRFDVTEAADMGTEVCAYGTAVVLVKE; encoded by the coding sequence ATGGGACTCGAGGAGTACGGCGGCGGTCAGGGCCCCCGGCCGGACGTGCTGGTGGTGACGACGAACGACGTACCCGGCCACCGGGTCGAGCAGGTCGTCGGCGAGGTCTTCGGACTGACCGTCCGCTCCAGGCATCTGGGCAGCCAGATCGGGGCGGGTCTGAAGTCGATGATCGGCGGCGAGCTGAAGGGCCTCACCAGGACCCTGGTGGAGACCCGCAACCAGGCGATGGAGCGGCTCGTCGCACAGGCCCGGGCGCGGGGCGCCAACGGTGTGCTGATGTTCCGCTTCGACGTGACGGAGGCGGCCGACATGGGCACCGAGGTGTGCGCGTACGGCACGGCCGTGGTCCTGGTCAAGGAGTGA
- the tilS gene encoding tRNA lysidine(34) synthetase TilS — MGPHPAVAAIRLAVRRVLHDVLTDHAPAYTPDRASDAPSRAPLVLVACSGGADSMALASALAFEAPKLGIRAGGVTVDHGLQSGSDLRADEVVLRLTELGLGPAEAVAVTVGREGGPEAAARDARYAALDATAERHGAAAVLLGHTRDDQAETVLLGLARGSGTRSLSGMAAVSGGPGAARRYRRPFLHLDRQTARKACMVQSLPVWDDPHNADPAYTRSRLRHEGLPALEKALGKGVVEALARTAQLSRDDADALDAWAGRAEASVRDAAGLLECAKLYALPPAVRRRVLRRAAIEAGAPAGSLFARHVEEIDRLITGWRGQGAINLPGRVVARRQGGRLVIRQG; from the coding sequence ATGGGTCCCCATCCTGCGGTCGCGGCGATACGCCTGGCGGTCCGCCGCGTACTCCACGACGTCCTGACCGACCACGCCCCGGCGTACACCCCGGACCGCGCCTCCGACGCGCCCTCGCGCGCGCCGCTCGTCCTCGTCGCGTGCTCCGGCGGCGCCGACTCCATGGCGCTCGCCTCCGCCCTCGCCTTCGAAGCGCCGAAACTCGGCATCCGCGCCGGCGGCGTCACCGTGGACCACGGGCTGCAGAGCGGCTCCGACCTGCGCGCCGACGAGGTCGTCCTGCGGCTCACCGAGCTGGGCCTCGGGCCCGCCGAGGCGGTCGCGGTCACCGTCGGCCGGGAGGGCGGCCCCGAAGCGGCCGCCCGGGACGCCCGGTACGCCGCGCTGGACGCCACCGCCGAGCGGCACGGCGCCGCCGCGGTCCTGCTCGGCCACACCCGCGACGACCAGGCCGAGACCGTCCTGCTGGGCCTCGCCCGGGGCTCAGGGACGCGCTCGCTGTCCGGTATGGCCGCCGTCTCCGGGGGGCCGGGCGCCGCCCGCCGCTACCGCCGCCCGTTCCTGCACCTGGACCGGCAGACCGCCCGCAAGGCCTGCATGGTCCAGTCGCTGCCCGTCTGGGACGACCCGCACAACGCCGACCCGGCGTACACCCGCTCCCGGCTGCGCCACGAAGGGCTGCCCGCCCTGGAGAAGGCGCTCGGCAAGGGTGTCGTGGAGGCCCTCGCGCGGACGGCCCAGCTGTCCCGCGACGACGCCGACGCGCTCGACGCCTGGGCCGGCCGGGCCGAGGCCTCCGTACGCGACGCGGCGGGCCTCCTGGAGTGCGCCAAGCTGTACGCCCTGCCGCCCGCCGTACGCCGCCGCGTCCTGCGCCGTGCCGCCATCGAGGCCGGGGCGCCCGCCGGATCGCTGTTCGCCCGGCACGTCGAGGAGATCGACCGGCTGATCACCGGCTGGCGCGGCCAGGGGGCCATCAACCTCCCGGGCAGAGTGGTCGCCCGGCGGCAGGGTGGCAGACTGGTGATTCGGCAAGGCTGA
- the hpt gene encoding hypoxanthine phosphoribosyltransferase → MRVDAKDLGTDLKSVLITKEEIDAKLAELAAKIDAEYAGKDLLIVGVLKGAVMVMADLARALSTPVTMDWMAVSSYGAGTQSSGVVRILKDLDTDIKGKHVLIVEDIIDSGLTLSWLISNLGSREPASLKVCTLLRKPEAAKVSIDVEWVGFDIPNEFVIGYGLDYAEKYRNLPFVGTLAPHVYGG, encoded by the coding sequence ATGCGGGTGGACGCGAAAGACCTGGGCACCGACCTCAAGTCGGTGCTCATCACCAAGGAAGAGATCGACGCGAAGCTGGCCGAGCTGGCCGCGAAGATCGACGCGGAGTACGCGGGCAAGGACCTGCTGATCGTCGGTGTCCTCAAGGGCGCGGTGATGGTCATGGCGGACCTGGCGCGGGCCCTGTCCACCCCCGTCACCATGGACTGGATGGCCGTGTCCTCGTACGGCGCGGGCACCCAGTCCTCCGGAGTGGTGCGGATCCTCAAGGACCTCGACACCGACATCAAGGGCAAGCACGTCCTCATCGTCGAGGACATCATCGACTCCGGCCTGACGCTGTCCTGGCTGATCTCCAACCTGGGTTCCCGCGAGCCCGCGTCCCTCAAGGTGTGCACGCTGCTGCGCAAGCCCGAGGCCGCGAAGGTGTCGATCGACGTGGAGTGGGTCGGCTTCGACATCCCGAACGAGTTCGTCATCGGGTACGGCCTCGACTACGCCGAGAAGTACCGGAACCTTCCGTTCGTCGGTACGCTCGCGCCCCACGTCTACGGCGGCTGA
- a CDS encoding DedA family protein, translated as MTTLALGPSWLDPDYLLDSFGIWGLLLIVFAESGLLIGFFLPGDSLLFTAGMLITANTLDFPLWGAIALICLAAILGDQAGYMFGKKVGPSLFTRPDSRLFKQENVAKAHEFFEKYGPKSLVLARFVPIVRTFTPIVAGVSGMKYRSFLIFNVIGGVLWGAGVTLLGSWLGSIEFVHKNIEPILLLIVFISVVPILIEFLRARGKSKKNASQPSQPSQAQAPQAGPAMDDRTTQLRRIPPAAQQNGYGQDQGYGDQGYGNQGYGNQDQQQYSQYDQYGDQNQYGDQNQNQNQNQNQNQDYYQQQPYGQGQSQSQGYGDQQWQYPEDQQQYQQGGQQYPYGQDRPRN; from the coding sequence GTGACGACGCTTGCCCTTGGCCCGAGCTGGTTGGATCCGGACTACCTGCTCGACTCGTTCGGCATCTGGGGCCTGCTCCTGATCGTCTTCGCCGAGTCGGGCCTGCTCATCGGCTTCTTCCTGCCGGGCGACTCGCTGCTGTTCACGGCGGGCATGCTGATCACCGCCAACACCCTGGACTTCCCGTTGTGGGGCGCCATCGCCCTGATCTGCCTCGCCGCGATCCTCGGTGACCAGGCGGGCTACATGTTCGGCAAGAAGGTCGGCCCGTCGCTGTTCACCCGGCCGGACTCCCGCCTCTTCAAGCAGGAGAACGTCGCCAAGGCGCACGAGTTCTTCGAGAAGTACGGCCCGAAGTCGCTGGTGCTGGCCCGTTTCGTGCCCATCGTGCGCACGTTCACGCCGATCGTCGCCGGCGTCAGCGGTATGAAGTACCGCTCGTTCCTGATCTTCAACGTCATCGGTGGCGTCCTGTGGGGCGCGGGCGTCACGCTGCTCGGCTCCTGGCTCGGCAGCATCGAGTTCGTCCACAAGAACATCGAGCCGATCCTGCTCCTGATCGTCTTCATCTCGGTGGTCCCGATCCTCATCGAGTTCCTGCGGGCCCGCGGCAAGTCCAAGAAGAACGCGTCACAGCCGTCGCAGCCGTCCCAGGCCCAGGCTCCGCAGGCGGGCCCCGCCATGGACGACCGCACGACCCAGCTCCGCCGCATCCCCCCGGCCGCCCAGCAGAACGGCTACGGCCAGGACCAGGGCTACGGCGATCAGGGCTACGGCAACCAGGGCTACGGCAACCAGGACCAGCAGCAGTACAGCCAGTACGACCAGTACGGCGACCAGAACCAGTACGGCGACCAGAACCAGAACCAGAACCAGAACCAGAATCAGAACCAGGACTACTACCAGCAGCAGCCGTACGGCCAGGGCCAGAGCCAGAGCCAGGGCTACGGCGACCAGCAGTGGCAGTACCCCGAGGACCAGCAGCAGTACCAGCAGGGCGGGCAGCAGTACCCGTACGGCCAGGACCGCCCCCGCAACTGA